The following nucleotide sequence is from Deinococcus multiflagellatus.
GTCACCCGCGTGCCAGGCGTGTTTTTCCTGGGACTGCCCTGGCAACGCACGCGGAGCTCGGCCCTGTTGGGTGGGGTTGGACAGGACGCGCAGCGACTTGTTCAAGGTCACCTCGCGTAATCACCAAGACAACGCGAAACGCCCTTGCCTGGATTGTTGAGTGCAGCTGTGAGTGCGACCCGTGGTACGGTGCCTGTACTCCAAGATCCTTATGTCCCACGCCACACCACGCGCGCCACACACCCATCCCGCCCACTTCCTGGCCGGCCTGACCCTGGCCAGCGGCTGGGAAGTAGTGACGCCCCTGGGCACCGCGGCGCCCATCCACGAAGGGCAGCATTCGGTCGGCTACTTCGTGCAGCACCGTGACGGGCGCGAAGGGTTTTTGAAAGCCATCGATCTGTCCGATGTCTACCAGGCCCCCAACGTCATGCTCGAACTGCAACTCGTGTCGGCGCAGTTCAATTTCGAAGTCAAACTGCTCGACATCTGCCGGGACCTGCGCATGCACCGCGTCGTGCGGGCGGTGGATCATGGTGAAGAGCGGCTGCCCGGCGTCCTCGTCCCGGTGCCTTACATCGTGTTTGACCGCGCGGCCGGGGACATCCGCGACCACCTGGCCCTGACGACCATCGATTCGGTGTGGCTCCTGCAGTGCGTCCATCACATCGCGGTGGGATTGCAGCAGTTGCACGGCGCCCGGTACGCCCACAATGATCTGAAGCCGGCCAACGTCCTGGTGTTTCCGGGGGACGGCTGGAAGATTGGGGATCTGGGCCGGGCCGTGGACGCCCGCGGCACCTCCCCTCACCACGAGCATCTGTTCTCCGGCACCATGGAGTACGCCCCGCCCGAAGTGCTGTATTTCGCGCCGTCCACCGAAGTCTGGCGGGAGCGCAAATGGGCCGACCTCTACATGCTGGGCGGGCTGGTCACCTTCCTGTTTACCCATCAGCACTTCAATACCTATCTGTATGCCGAGCTGGACGAGCCTCTGCAGCCCATCATCTTCTGCGGGGAGTGGGAAGGCAGCTTCGCGGACCTGGTGCCACACCTGCTGGGCGCCTTCGGCCGGGCCATGCGGGCGGTCGAGCGGGAGCTGGTGGCCCGGGTCGGGCCTGCCCTGGCCCCCGAACTGGCCCGCTGCATCCGGGAGCTGTGCTTTCCAGAGCCTGCCCGGCGTGGGCACCCCAGCAACGTCGGCACCCTCGACCCCACCAGTGTGCAGCGGTACGTCAGTCTGTTTGACCTGCTGCGGCAGCGGGCCCTGCTGGCCCAGCGGCGTGCGCGGTGACCCAACTGCCCCGGCAGGAAGACCGGCGCGTCATTCCGCGCTGGCGAGAGAGCGCCACCGCTGTCCAGTTAGGAGAAGCCAACAGCCTGAACGCTGCGCAGCCCCGCGACGCTGATCGGGCTCGCGCGCAGGCCAGCGTGCGCCTGCTGGAGTTGCAGACGGCATTCGCCGCCCACCCTTCCGTGGGGCGGGCCGCTGAACTCACGGGCGCGGCCACGCTCCTGCGCCAGGTTAACGGCGCGCAAGACGCCGCCGCCTTTTTACTGCGCCACTCTGGCGACACCACACCGCGCGTGCTTCAGGCCGCCCGGCACATTCTGGGCCAGCCGTTGGCCGAGCTGCGCTCCCTCCCTGTGGCCAGCCTGGACGAACTGGCCCCAGACGACATGCACCGTGCAGTGCGCCGGCTGCGCGCGGACCTGAACGCGTTTGACCGCGATCCGCTGGCCCACGTGGACCTGGCCCGCATGTACGCCGCCCTGGGCGCCACCCTGAAGGCCGAGCGGCAGCTGCGCGTCGCCCTGGGCCTGGCCCCGCACCACCGGCTGGTACTCCGGGCGGCCGTGCGGTTCTACGTGCATGTTCAGGCCCCAGACGAAGCGGTTCATCTGCTCCGGCGTCAACCGCGCACCCCCCAGGACCCCTGGCTGATGGCGGCCGAGATCAGCGCTGCCATGGTGGCGGGCCTGATGCCCCGGACCATCAAACGGGCGCGTGAAGCCCTGGAGCGCCGGGAGTTCCATCCCCACCACACCAGTGAGCTGGCTGCGGCCCTCGGCACCCTGGAACTCCAGGACGCCAAACCCAAGAGCGTGCGGCGGCGGCTGCAACAGGCGCTGGAACAGCCCACCGAAAACGCCCTGGCCCAGGTGCAGTGGGCAGCCCCTCAAGTGCGTCTGGACATGGATGAGCGCCAGTGGCTCAATGTGCCGCGCAACTTCGAGGCGGCCGGCTGGGCCCACTACGAAGCCCAGCAGTTTCAGGCGGCGCGCGCCGCCTACCTCGCGTGGTTCCAGGATGAACCGTTCTCCGCAGAACCTGCGATCCTGGCGGGGTACCTCTCGCACCTGCTCGATTCCACCCCCAGCCGGGCCATCGATCTTACGCGCAGGGCGCTGGCCGCTTCACCGGACGAGGACCTGCTGCTGAACAACATGGCCTTTTACCTGGCCGAGGACGGTCAGCTCGATCTGGCGCAGCAGTACCTGGCGCGGACCCAGCCGCTGCCCCCTGACACGGAACTGGGGCTCACGCTGAGTGCCACCCGGGGCCTGATCGCGTTTCGCCGTGGTGACGAAGGGCAAGGGCGCGCGCTCTATGAACAGGCCATTGCGGCGGCGCGCGCCCGATCACTGTGGGAGTACGAAACGCTCGCCACGCTCTACTACAGCCGGGAACTGGCGCGCATCCAAGATCCGTCTGCCACAGACCGGCTCCTGCGGGCGCGCCTCATGGCAGAAAAGATTGCTGAACCGGGCCTGGTGCTGACCGCTCAGCGGGCCACGGCCGACGTACTGGCGCTCAGCGGGCCGTAAAGCGGCGGTGGCCCTGGGGCCACCGCCGCTGACGAAGCATGCTTTAGGACGCTTTTAAGCGGAGCGCTTGCACGTGAGCGTCAAACTCCGCTTCCGTAATCAACCGGACCAATCCAGTGTCATCGCGGCGGATCATGGTGTAGTAGCGGGAGTTATTCTCCAGGCGCCCCAGTTGAACGTTGAAGGCCTGAACCACTGTCGCGCCGTCGGCACGCCTCTCAATTTTGACGGGCACGGTGCCCACCAGATAAAACTTGGTCATCTACTCACCGCCTCCTTCAGCACTGACACTGGCCCAGACCTGCTGGTACATCAGTGTACTCGCATCAATGAGTGTATCCAAGACGATTCGCTCAATGGGGGACAGTTCCGCTTTACGTTCGAGAACCCGCCGCATTTCGTAGAGGCGGTGCTCGTAAGCGTCCAGTTCATCAAATGCGGCGTGGCAGAACTTGACTTCTGCGGCGTGGCCCTCAACCGACACCACAAACTGCAGGTCGCGGTACCCACTGGACTGTGGTCTCAGGAATCGGTCTTGAAAGGCCAGGACCTCAAACCCCTCACCGATCCGGGCCGCCGCCGCATACAGGGGCGCCAACTGGTCAAACACATACTTGCCGCCCAGGATGTCCAGCGGCACCAGACCGAACAGGCTCCCTTTTTCTTCCGTGCGGGACCAGCTCTTGATGCCCTCTGGTCGCGGAGTGGCGCGGGCGCCAGACAGCGTTCCAAAGTGCGTGAGCTGGGAGAGAAATTCGTTGCTCAAGGCCTTTGCCTGGGCATACGCCTCCTGCAGATCGTCCGTGGGTTGACGGATCTGTGCCGGTTGCCTTGGGAACGCATCACGGAGCGCCCGCGTCAGCTTCAGGAGTTCAGCCGAGAGACCATGATCTGCAGCGTGGGGGGAGAGGTCATCAGCCGTCATGACGTACGCCGCAGTGTACCGAACCGCCCCGCTTCACCGGGCAAGGCGAAGTTGATGTCTTCGTGACTTCTCCTCAGCCGGGCGCTGGGAAGGCCCGCTGCACGAACCACACCGCAGCAACCACAGCCACCCCGACCGAAGCGGGCGCGAACACCACCCGCCGGTAAAAGACGGTCGCCCGGATCCAGAACAGCAGCGGCACCGCCACGGCCACCAGGGCCAGCTGGCCCAGCTCCACCCCAAGATTGAAGCCCAGTAGGCTCTGTACCAGGGCCTGACGGTCTTCCACCAGCTCGCCCAGCACGCTGGAGAAGCCGAAGCCATGCATGAGGCCGAACCCGAAGGCCACGGCCCAGCGGGCGCGTTCCTGCACCAGGGGTACCAGGTTGTTCAGCGCCGCGAACACCACGGACACAGCAATCACCGACTCCACCAGTTGGGACGCAAAGGTCAGGATGCCCAGGGCAGACAGCGTCAAGGTGATGGAGTGCGCCACCGTGAAGGCCGTGACCACCTTGATGACGCTGCCGAAGGCTTCCCGGAACGTCGCCACCGGCTGCCACTGGCCTTCCTGTCGCCGCAGAACGGTGGGGAGCAGCAGCGTCAGCAAAAACAGCACATGGTCCAGGCCCGCCCAGATATGCGTCATGCCCAGCCAGATGAAGGTCAGGACGTTCTGCCACGCCCCTGGCCGGGCCAGTGAGACGTCTGCGGTCATGGATTCTGGGGTAAAGACGCTGGTTGAGGCGCGCCCCCCGGTCTCCAGATTCAGGAAGCCGCGGTGTGTGGTGCCGTCGTTCAGGTCCATGAACAGGCGACTGGTGACCTGCAAGGCGGTGGGCGCGGCGGGGCATTCGCCGGCCAGACTCAGGCGCAGGAAGCGGCCAGTGTCCTTTTTGCCCACCTGCATGGCCGTGTCCGTCAGGGTGCAGGCCTGACCGTCGGCACGGACCTCGAGGCGCTCAAGCATGTAATTGCGGGCCAGAGCGCCGGAGCGCGTCAGTTCCTCATTGCTGACCCGCCCATCCTGATCCGAATCCAGCGGCAGTGCGCCGGCGAGGTCCGGCAGCATCACGTCCCAGGTGCCCTGCAGAGCCGCGCCGCTGACCAACAGATCCAGCTGATAGTCCGACGTGGTGTGGGCCTGGGCGCGGCTGAGGACGGCTGTGAGCGACAGGCTCAGCACACAGAGAAGGAGTCGGCGGCCTACAGCTGGGCGAAACTGGGAAGTGGACATCAGAGAACCTCGGTCAGAGCTCGGTTGATTCCCGCAGGGCAGGAACGAATGGGCCGGAGGAGAACAGCACTTCTTCTGCACCAGGACACGCCAGCGGGGCCAGCCACCTCAGGCTGGCCCCAGGTCCCCCAGACTTACAGCTCGATAAAAATGGGGTTCGAGTAAAACCACAGGTCGGCCCAGGGGTTTTCGCCCTTGGGATCGGCTGCCGGCTCCTGCTGGTCGGTGTTGGTGCCGCGCACCCGCAGGTACATGTTCTTGCTGACGTTCTTCAGGGTGTACGTCACCGTCACGATTTCGCCTTCACGCTTCCAGTCGGCGGCACTCAGGCGCCGCTCCACCGTGGTCGTCGGATTGGTGTCGCTGTCGTACTGGGCGCTGGCCACTTTGCCGGTCACCTGGCCCACGATCAGGTCAATACGCTTGACCTCTGGGGCGTCGTTGTGAAAGTTCTTGCCGGCCGGGTCACGCAGGCGGATGGTGACCGTGACGTCCTTGGCCCCGCCCAGCTTCAAGCTGCCGCCCGTCGAAGCGCTGGACGTGCCGGCCGCCGCGGTGACATCCAGTTCCGACACCAAGTCACCGGACGTGACAAAGGTGCGGCCACTGCGCAGCCCGTCAAGCACGTCGTCATACGATTTGTCGGCTTTCACGTAGGTCTTCTGGTACTCCCCGGGCCAGAAGTCCGCGCCGCCGTCGGTGTAGTGCGAGTGCGAGTCCGAGGTGGCCACGATCCAGAAGCGGCGACCTTCGGCCAGCATGGAATCCCATAGACCACCGAGGCGGGCCGTCATCTGATCAAAGCCGCCGTAGGTGGGCGCGTTGCCGTATCCACCCCGACTGCCCGCACCGACTTTTAAGCTGCCATCCCGGTTGAGCGCGGCGGCCTGGTGGCCCGGGGCCCCTTCAAAACCCACATAGATGTTCGGTGCCGCGTCGTTGTTGTTGCGCAGCTCGTGTGGGGTATCACTGCCGTACGTGCCCAGCGCCGTGGCCGAGCGCGCGGGGTGGTTGGCCATCAAGATGGGCTTGGTGCCTTCAATATTCTTGATGTAATTGACGGTCTGGAGGGCTTTTTCCTCGGTGTTGCGCGAGGCGTCCGCCGGAAAGGCTTCGCGGGCGTCCCAGCGGCTCTCGATGTCAAAGAGCGTCTGGGATTCCTTGTCACTGCGGGGAATCATCAGGGTGTGGTGGTCCATCGCGGGCATGTTCAGTTCCATGCCGACGAAGCTCATCAGCCCTGGAAACTGGGTGCGGGCCTGCTGGAGTTCCGGGTAGGCGCGCTCCAGGTTCAGCTTCGAGTGGTTGGGGCCGCCGTGATCGGTGATGACCATCCAGTTCAGGCCGTACTTCACGGCCATCTCGGCGTTCTTCACGATGTTGTAGTCCGCGTCGCCGTTGGGGCCACCCACAATGGGCGTTGGAGGCGTCGTGCTGGTGTCGTAGCCGGGGCTGAAGTAGCTGTGAATGTGCGAGTCGCCGGCCAGCCACTGCCGGTTGGGGACGGTCTCGGTCTCACGTCCGGTCAGACCGCAGCCGGCAAGAAAGGTCAACAGACCGCCGGTGAGCAGCGTGGTTTTCATCACAGTCATGCGCGCACGCTAGGGGGCGGGTGTCAACTCCACGTCTGGTGCGCCGGGCGCAAGAGGAAGTGGGCTGCCCCGGAGATTTGCCCGTTGCCTGACTGTGGTGCCTCGCCCCAGGGGACCCCAGTCCCCCACATTCCGCCACATGCCGGCCCGGCCCCCCGTACAGTGGGCGGCATGGAAACTCCAGGCATCTGGGCGCGGATGCGCGCCTTGACCCGCGGCGAGCGCGACGCGCAGACCCTCTACGGCTACCGGCAGGCGGGTGCGGCCGTTCATCCGCTGCTCGACGCGGCCGAACGCCGCCGCTTCGACCTGCTGGTGGGGGGCGTCAGTCCATTTGCCCTCAAGCGCCACGTGGGACTGGAACTGGCCTGCGCCTGGAATGCGTTCGCCCTGCAAACCCTGGGCGACAAGATGCTGGCAGCCGATGAAACGGCCGATCCGGGCACCGTGGGGTTCGTGCCGCCCGTGACCTTCGATCAGGTGGAGGGTTACTACCAGCAGGTGCAGCGCTGGCTGGGCCACGCCAGCCAGGCGGCCCACGACCCAGACTTTGACCTGCCCCGCGGCACCCTGCCAGCCGCCCTCCCGGCCTGGTCACCGGTGGAGCCCTGTCCCCGGCCGCATCTGGAGGCCATGATGGCGGCGCTGGACGCCATGCGCCTGCATGCCGAGGCCGCCATGCACGGTCTGGAGCAGGCCACGCCGACCAGCGATCACGCCAGACTGGCCAAACTCAGGGGCCAGTTTGCCGAAGCCATGTCCAAAGCGCAGTATGCGGCGGGGATGTACCGCCCAGGCGCGTCGGCCGAGCTGCATGAACAGATCGAAACCCAGGCGAAGGGCGCCATCGAGGCCCTGTACCGGGTCGGCCAACTCATCAGTTACCCGGCCCTGATGAATGAGCGCCCGCCCGGGACAGGGACCCCCAAACGGCCCCGGGGCGGCGGCCCTTTTCTGCGCACACCACTGCCCGGCGAGAAGGGCTTTGATCCCTGGGCCATGACCGATCCGGATTCAGTCGCCTCCCTGAAGCGGAACCAGAACGCGGCGCGCGTGATCGGCGAGATGTGGGCCCTTGATCCTGATCCGGCGGCCAGTGTGGCCCTGTGGGATGAAATCCGGCGCGCCGTGGAGACGGGCGGCGCGGCCATCGCCCGCAGCAGCAGTGGCAAGCCCATCGGGTTCTATTTTTGCACGCCCTACTGTGCCATCTACGAGGCCAAGCGGCCCCTGCGGCTGGGGGACACGGCGGTGGCGCCGGGGGAGCGCTTCACCCTCGAGTGTGCAGCGGAGGGCGTCCGAGTTGGCTACCCCTTCAAACGGGAGATTGTGACCGGCACGTTCCAGAACGCCGCCATTGACTACTGCGATCCGGATCAGCCGCCTCCCCACGAGTAAGCCGCCTTGCTCAACGGGATACCGGGATGACCGGACAGGCGGCTGGCTCAGTAGCTCGCTGTTGATCTTGAGATCAACCGAGCGGCGCGACGCACTTCACCAGGCTGCAACGCCAGGGGTTCCATCCTGATCAGCCAGTTCTTCCTCAATCAGGTCTCTACACCAATTGGTTCCACAAATCCCTTGTAGGCAGCAAGGAACACCATGGCAACAACCGTCATGGCCATGAGGGCGTACCGGAGTTCCGATTGAGGGAGGCCACCTGCGCCTTCCCAGAACAGGCCCACCAGCTTACCGCCGGAGGTTCCCGCCGCAATGACGCCGAGCAGCGCAGCCATCAGCCACTGAAACTGCTGACGTTTGAAGTTCCGGCGCTCCTTAAACTTCTCCAGATTCAAGGTCGTGTTGAATGCAATCGCCGCTCGCGTCCCTTCAATGTTGTGGGCCTTCTGTACGGCCGTGAACCAGTCATTGAGCTCACCGAAGTGAAAAGGATGGCGGCTGGCATAGTCGTAGAACGTCTGCCGCTTCCGGTTGGTGATCAGCTCCTCGACGGTTCGGGCGTGAAGGAGAGCCCGCTCCTCGCATTGCCACAAACTGCCATTGATGAAATCCACCAGATCGACATGCGATTGAAGCGCATAAATCAGTTCGTTGGCGTTCGGGTCATCTCCTTCATACTCCTCTATCCCTGAGCGGGAATACACGAACAGGTTGAGGGCCGGACCGGTGTAGCTCAGGTAGTCCTCGGCTGATCGCAAGGATTCACCCAGATGTTTTTGAGCGTGAGGGCCAGGAATGTCCTTGGAGCGGCTCATGATGTGCCCCAGTTCTGCGGCGTATCTGCTGTGAATGTCCGAGGCGGTCAGCGGATGATTGCGCACGGAGAGCAGGTACACGTTCGGGGTGCCGCGCCAAAATTCACCCTGTTCGTAGCGCGCTTTTTTTGGCCCAAGAAGCCGATAGCGCCACCCCATCCTGGGCTGATTGAGGAGGGTCGTCAGCGCATTGCTGAGCATGGTGGTGACGGTCGTCAATGACATTGGCGCCCCCTCCCCCTTGCCTTCTGGATCAAGCGAAATCAAATCGTGGTCGAATGAATCGGGGCCACCCTCAACTCGGTTGACCGAGCGGGCAATCAGGTTTTCAAGCCTTCGCCACTGGCGCAGCGCTGAGCGCCTGCTCTCGTAATAATCATCTTCGAAGATCAGCTTCCGCCCATCTAACTTCATGAGGGCTGGAGGCACGAGGATATCCGTGGCCACTGCCATGGACGAATTCAGGAAGTCGTCGATCAATTCCCGAGTCGAGATCAGATTTCCATTTGACATCAGGCGGAAATGCATCTGGAAGACCCCGTTCTGGTGAACGGTCAGGGACGGGTAAAGCCTGATGTGCTTGCCCTCCGTCTTGAGCTCACAAGGCTCCAAGAACGCTTTGAAATAGAGCAGCTCCTTCGCCACCATTGGACTCACGTAATGGTGCTCGAAAAACCTCATCTGTGCGGCGTGGAGGGCACACTGCATTTGATAGGGCCCGAGTCCGTCGGGAAACGTGAACTCTACCGTGCGTGGCCTGACGAATGGTTCCCGATGAATGTCAAAGGGCTCAGCGTGAATAGACTGAGATTTCCAGATGAGAAATCCTTCGGAGTAATGCGAGACGACGGCCAGACCTGACTGAACGACATCAGCCGCCAGTTGCATGAAATGGTCATGTTGAATGGCACCCGTGAAGTAGGTGGTGTAGGCAAAGATGATGTCCCAGTCCGACCAGATCAGCACGTCAGCTGTGCTTTTACCCAGGCTGACCGACAGTGGACGAAAATCGTCCAGGGGCCGCTCATTGAGGATGGAGAGACACGCTCGCTGTGGTCTGATAAACGTCAATGTTTTGGTGTGCAGCCCGGCAGAGACCGCGTACCTCTCCACTTGCGGGACATGGTTGAAACGGGACACAGCGTCAGCATAGGACTGAGCGCGACGCAGTGGACGTGGCTTGCGCGCGAGAAGCGACGGTTTACGTCAGAGGGCCAGGCCATTGCGCCAAGCGACAAGGCGCGATGTGCCTTTTCCATCCCACGTCTCTGGACGGACGACATGTGCATCAACTGGCCCTCCGCCTGCGCTCTGGGTCATGACCAGCCACCCCGGGAGGGCCACCAGGAGTGCTGGATTGGGCCACTCCCAATACGTTGTTCGCCCTTTGAATTGGCATGTGGGCCGCCGAGCATGTCGCGGTGCGCAGCGCCTGACGCCAGATCCTTATACTGGTGGCCCATGACCCGCTTCTCACTGGCCCTGTTGACCACAGCCCTCCTGAGCAGCGCCCACGCCGCGCCGCTGACGGTGACCGTGCTGCACACCGACGACCTGCACGGGCGCCTGGAGCCCACCAAGATCGGCGACAACCTGTATGGCGGCTACGCCCGGCAGACCACGCTGGTGAAACAGTTCAGCGCGCAGGATCCCAACCCGCTGGTCCTCTCTGGGGGCGACACCTTCCAGGGCACCCTGTTCTACAACGTCTACAAAGGCCTGGCAGACGTGCTGTTCATGAACCTGATGGGCTACGACGCCATGGCGGTGGGCAACCACGAGTTCGACGACGGCCCGGAAGCGCTGGCCAAGTTCGCCCAACGGGCGCAGTTTCCACTGTTGGCCGCCAACGTCGATGTCAGCGCTGAACCTCTCCTGAAAGACCTGATCAAGCCCTACGCCGTCATGAGCGTGGGCGGGGAGAAGGTGGGGGTCATTGGCGCCGTGACCCCCGACCTGCCGCAGATCAGCTCACCCGGGGCCAACGTGAAGATGCTCGAACTGATGCAGAGCCTGCGCAGCAGCGTCACGGCGCTGCAAGGCCAGGGCGTCAACAAGATCTTCCTGGTCTCCCACCTGGGGTATACCCTGGAACAGGAGGTGGCGCGCACCGTCTCCGGCATCGACGTGATCGTTGGTGGGCACTCGCATACCCTGCTGGGCACTTTCACTAATAAAGACTTCCCCGCCAGCGAAGGGCCCTATCCGACAATCGTGCCCAACCCGGACGGCAACCGCACCCTGCTGGTGGCGGCGTGGGAGTGGGGCAAGGTGCTGGGCCGCCTGAAAGTGACGTTCAGTGACAGCGGCGCGGTCGAGAGTTGGGAAGGCAACCCCGTACCCGTGACGGCTGATATTGCCGAAGACCCCACCGCCAAGCGCATGGTAGAGACGCTGACCGTGCCGATTGCCAACCTGCGCCAGCGGGTGGTCGGGCAAACCGCACGTGGCCTGAACGGCAACCGCGAGGTCGTGCGCCGGCGCGAGAGCACCATGGCCAACGTCCTGGCCGACGCCGCGCTGGCTGCGGCCCAGAATGCCGGCGCGCAGCTCGCCTTTGTGAACGGCGGTGGCGTCCGGGCCAGCATCAACGCCGGTCCCATCACGTTTGACGAGGCCATCACCGTGCAGCCGTTCGGCAACACCCTGACGGTCCTGACCCTGAATGGAGCCCAGATCAGAGCGGCGCTGGAGCACGGCGTGGCCACCTGGAGTGAGAACAAGGGCCAGTTTCTACACGTCAGCCGCGGCGTGAGCTACACCTTTGACCTGGGGCGCCCAGCCGGCAGCCGCGTGACGGCCGTGACCCTGAACGGCCAACTGGTTGTGGACACCCAGACGTACAAGGTGGCGATGAACAACTTCACGGCGGGCGGCGGCGACGGCTTCACGATGTTTAAGGGTGCGCCTCGCCTGGATACCGGCACGCTGGACGTAGACATTCTGGTGCGCTACCTGCAGGGGCGGCCCGCAGTGGACGCGGAGCCAGAAGGCCGCATCGTGATTGTGAATGAACCCAGGTAATTGCCGCAGAGCCGCGCGACTGCGGCTGTAAAAGGGGGAGGCTTACCAGGCAAGTGGCGGCCCTCTCGGCATCCTTTACCGGATGGCCTGGTCATCAAGTTGAGTATTCAAATGGTCGCATACCGGGCTTCCGGATCTCGGAGTATGACCACGGAATGTGCAGGGGTGGCTGTCTCAGAAATCCTCTGCGATGGAAGCTTCTGCGGTTCGTTATCCGGCAGGACAGCGCCGGATGTTCTTTCGCTTCTTAACCATTGATCTCTTCTTTCACAG
It contains:
- a CDS encoding protein kinase domain-containing protein; the encoded protein is MSHATPRAPHTHPAHFLAGLTLASGWEVVTPLGTAAPIHEGQHSVGYFVQHRDGREGFLKAIDLSDVYQAPNVMLELQLVSAQFNFEVKLLDICRDLRMHRVVRAVDHGEERLPGVLVPVPYIVFDRAAGDIRDHLALTTIDSVWLLQCVHHIAVGLQQLHGARYAHNDLKPANVLVFPGDGWKIGDLGRAVDARGTSPHHEHLFSGTMEYAPPEVLYFAPSTEVWRERKWADLYMLGGLVTFLFTHQHFNTYLYAELDEPLQPIIFCGEWEGSFADLVPHLLGAFGRAMRAVERELVARVGPALAPELARCIRELCFPEPARRGHPSNVGTLDPTSVQRYVSLFDLLRQRALLAQRRAR
- a CDS encoding HupE/UreJ family protein; translated protein: MSTSQFRPAVGRRLLLCVLSLSLTAVLSRAQAHTTSDYQLDLLVSGAALQGTWDVMLPDLAGALPLDSDQDGRVSNEELTRSGALARNYMLERLEVRADGQACTLTDTAMQVGKKDTGRFLRLSLAGECPAAPTALQVTSRLFMDLNDGTTHRGFLNLETGGRASTSVFTPESMTADVSLARPGAWQNVLTFIWLGMTHIWAGLDHVLFLLTLLLPTVLRRQEGQWQPVATFREAFGSVIKVVTAFTVAHSITLTLSALGILTFASQLVESVIAVSVVFAALNNLVPLVQERARWAVAFGFGLMHGFGFSSVLGELVEDRQALVQSLLGFNLGVELGQLALVAVAVPLLFWIRATVFYRRVVFAPASVGVAVVAAVWFVQRAFPAPG
- a CDS encoding bifunctional metallophosphatase/5'-nucleotidase, translating into MTRFSLALLTTALLSSAHAAPLTVTVLHTDDLHGRLEPTKIGDNLYGGYARQTTLVKQFSAQDPNPLVLSGGDTFQGTLFYNVYKGLADVLFMNLMGYDAMAVGNHEFDDGPEALAKFAQRAQFPLLAANVDVSAEPLLKDLIKPYAVMSVGGEKVGVIGAVTPDLPQISSPGANVKMLELMQSLRSSVTALQGQGVNKIFLVSHLGYTLEQEVARTVSGIDVIVGGHSHTLLGTFTNKDFPASEGPYPTIVPNPDGNRTLLVAAWEWGKVLGRLKVTFSDSGAVESWEGNPVPVTADIAEDPTAKRMVETLTVPIANLRQRVVGQTARGLNGNREVVRRRESTMANVLADAALAAAQNAGAQLAFVNGGGVRASINAGPITFDEAITVQPFGNTLTVLTLNGAQIRAALEHGVATWSENKGQFLHVSRGVSYTFDLGRPAGSRVTAVTLNGQLVVDTQTYKVAMNNFTAGGGDGFTMFKGAPRLDTGTLDVDILVRYLQGRPAVDAEPEGRIVIVNEPR